From Grus americana isolate bGruAme1 chromosome 11, bGruAme1.mat, whole genome shotgun sequence, a single genomic window includes:
- the DUSP7 gene encoding dual specificity protein phosphatase 7: MKTQVWGSSPRAPMAAAMPCKSAEWLQEELESGGGRSLLLLDCRPHELFESSHIETAINLAIPGLMLRRLKKGNLPIRSIIPNHEDKERFVKRCKADTVLLYDEATADWQDGGAATSVLGLLLQKLRDDGCKAYYLKGGFNKFQTEYSEHCETNLDSSSPSNSPPASVLGLGGLRISSDCSDGESDREPSSATESDGSPIPNNQPAFPVQILPYLYLGCAKDSTNLDVLGKYGIKYILNVTPNLPNMFEHDGEFKYKQIPISDHWSQNLSQFFPEAIAFIDEARSKKCGILVHCLAGISRSVTVTVAYLMQKLNLSLNDAYDFVKRKKSNISPNFNFMGQLLDFERTLGLNSPCDNRSPSEQLYFTTPTNHNLFQLNTLEST, from the exons ATGAAAACGCAGGTCTGGGGGAGCTCCCCGCGGGCGCCCATGGCTGCGGCGATGCCGTGCAAGAGCGCGGagtggctgcaggaggagctggagtcGGGCGGCGGCcgctcgctgctgctgctcgaCTGCCGCCCCCACGAGCTCTTCGAGAGCTCGCACATCGAGACGGCCATCAACCTGGCCATCCCCGGGCTCATGCTCCGCCGCCTCAAGAAGGGCAACCTGCCCATCCGCTCCATCATCCCCAACCACGAGGACAAGGAGCGCTTCGTCAAGCGCTGCAAGGCCGACACCGTGCTGCTCTACGACGAGGCCACCGCCGACTGGCAGGACGGCGGCGCCGCCACCTCCGTCCTGGGGCTCCTGCTCCAGAAGCTGCGCGATGACGGCTGCAAAGCCTATTACCTGAAAG gTGGCTTTAACAAGTTTCAGACCGAATATTCGGAGCACTGCGAGACGAACCTTGACAGCTCCTCGCCCAGCAACTCTCCCCCGGCTTCGGTCCTTGGCCTGGGAGGGCTGCGGATAAGCTCTGACTGCTCGGATGGCGAGTCTGACCGGGAACCCAGCAGCGCCACGGAGTCGGACGGGAGCCCCATCCCTAACAATCAGCCTGCCTTTCCGGTCCAGATCCTACCTTACCTGTACCTGGGCTGTGCCAAAGATTCAACCAACTTGGACGTCCTGGGCAAATACGGCATTAAATACATCCTGAATGTGACTCCCAACCTGCCAAACATGTTTGAGCACGACGGAGAGTTCAAGTACAAGCAGATCCCCATCTCAGATCACTGGAGCCAGAACCTCTCGCAGTTCTTTCCTGAGGCCATTGCTTTCATTG ATGAGGCCCGTTCCAAGAAGTGTGGGATCCTTGTTCACTGCCTCGCTGGCATCAGCCGGTCTGTGACAGTCACTGTCGCCTACTTGATGCAAAAACTCAACTTGTCCCTGAATGATGCCTATGActttgtgaaaaggaaaaaatccaacatTTCCCCAAACTTTAACTTCATGGGCCAGCTCCTGGACTTTGAGAGGACTCTGGGACTCAACAGCCCTTGTGACAACCGCTCGCCCAGCGAACAGCTCTACTTCACCACCCCCACCAACCACAACCTGTTTCAGCTGAACACTCTGGAGTCCACATGA